AACCACGCGGCGGACGAACAAAGTGATCATTCTGCACGAGGACACGAAGACGGGCGGAATCGCGGGCGAGATTACGTCCATCATTAACGAAGAGGCGTTTGACGACCTCGACGGGCCGATCGTGCGCATCGCGGCCCTCGACACGCCGGTGCCGTTTTCGCCGCCACTTGAGGAGTACTTTCTGCCCAAGGTCGCCGATGTGGTGGAGAAGGCGCGCTGGCTGCGGCGGCACTGACGCTTCAGGAAGCCGCAAGGAGATCTCATGGCCAATCCTTCCGATGCGCTCGTCGCCGAACTGCTCCGCGGCCGTTACGTGGCGTCGCTCGCGACCGAGAACGCCGACGGAAGCATCCACATGGTTGCGGTGTGGTTCGCCCACCATGAGAAACATCTGTACGTGGCGACTTCATCTCGCAGCCGGAAGGCACGCAACATAAGCGCCAAGCCCAAGGCTTCTCTGATGATTGACGTTCGCGGTGCAGAGGGGCGTGGCGTAACCGCGTCTGGATTCGCGCGCGTCATCGGCGGCCAACGCTCACGCGAGTTGAACGCCCGCATCTATGATCGCTATCTGAGCAGCGAAGCGATGGCCGACCCACGCGTTGGCCCTGTGTTTGCACAGTGGAATGACGTGACCATCGAGATTGCGCCCTCGTCCTGGATTTCCTGGGACGTGCGCGTGGCCGACCGCGAGGTATTCGGCGGCGCATTCGCCAGCAGTCCCGACTACATGCTGCCCCGGCAGCTCTGAGGAGGCCTGTGCCCTACCTGCTGAAGACCGAGCCTTCCGAATACAGTTTCGACGATCTTGCCAAGGACAAGCAAACAGTATGGGACGGCGTGTCGAACCCGGTCGCGCTCAAGAATCTCCGGGCCATGAAACCTGGCGACAAGCTGGTGATCTACCATACTGGCGACGAGCGACGCGTGGCCGGGACGGCCAGCGTGGTTTCGGTCGACGCAGCGGACCCGAAGTCTCCACAGGTGGAGATCAAGGCGGGCCGAAAGTTCGCTGAAGGCAAGACGCTCTCCGACGTGAAAGCCAGCAAGCTCTTCGCCGACTCGCCGCTGGTGCGGCAAGGCCGCTTGTCGGTGGTGCCCTTGAGCGACGCTCAGTATCGCTGGCTTACGGAGTAGCGGGCATGATTCGCAAAACGCCGAAGGGCTACGTCCTGTATTCCAAGTCCACGCCTCGCCGGCGTCTCGGCGGGCCGTACAAGACGCGTGCCGAGGCGGTGAAGCGGGAGCGCCAGGTGCAGTTTTTCAAGCGGCGCAAGGGATAAGGGGTAGGCGTGGACGCCAGCGGCCCCTGAAACACCTCCTATATATAATGACCGGTTGGCCGCACTCGGCCCGATTTCACCGGCGCAGCGCGGAAGGTCCTTATGGCAACTGATGTGATCATGCCCCAGATGGGCGAATCGATTTTTGAAGGCACCATCACCAAGTGGCTCAAGAAGCCCGGCGACAAGGTGCAGCGCGATGAGCCGCTTTTCGAGATTTCGACCGACAAGGTTGACGCCGAGATTCCCGCACCGGCGTCCGGCGTGCTGCGCGAGATCAAGGTTGGCGAGGGCAACACCGTCCAAGTGAACACCGTCGTCGGCGTTATCGACGCCGATGGCGCGGGCGCCTCAGCCGCGCCGGCCGCCCACAAAGCCGCACCGGCAAAAAGCGAGGCCGCGAAACCTGAGCCAGCCAAGTCGACCGGCGCCAGCAAAGGGGGCGCCGCAGCGACCGACGGCGCAGCGGCAAAAACAGGGCCGACGTCGGCCCCACAACCGCGCGCAGCCAAGGAAGTCATTGAGTTTCCCGCCGAAGAGGAGCGCGACGTGCGCTCGTCACCGCTGGTGCGCCGGCTGGCACGTGAGAACAACATCAATCTGGAGGAAGTGTCGGGCACGGGCGCGGGCGGGCGGGTCACGAAGGAAGATATCCAAAACTACTTGCAGAACCGCGGCGCTCAGCCGGAGAGGCGGCCCGCGGCTGCTGCCGCTGCGCCGCAGGCCGCGGCGGGCGCGGCAGCGCCGGCGATCGTCCCCGGTGAGATTGTGGCAATGTCGGCCATGCGCAAGAAGATTGCGGAGCGCATGGTCGAATCCAAGCGCACGAGCCCGCACGTCCACACAGTCTACGAAGTGGACATGACGCGCGTTGCGCAAATTCGCGAGCGTAACAAGAAGACCTGGGAGCAGCGGAATGGCACGCGGCTCACGTTCATGTCGTTTATCGCCCGGGCGACGGTCGCTGCCATCCAGCAGCATCCGATCGTGAATTCGTCGGTCGAGGGCGACAACATTCACTACCACCGCAACATCAATCTCGGGATCGCGGTGGCGCTCGACTGGGGATTGATTGTGCCGGTGGTAAGACGAGCCGAAGAGCTGAACTTTCTCGGGTTGCAACGCGCGGTGAACGACCTCAGCGAGCGAGCGCGCACCAAGCGCCTTGCACCGGATGACGTCGCCGGCGGAACATTTACCATCACCAACCCGGGCAGCATCGGTGGGCTGTTTGGCCTGCCCATTATCATGCAGCCGCAAGTCGCGATCCTGGGCATAGGCGGAATCGTGAAAACGCCCGTGGTGATCAGCGACGAAGAAGGCACCGACTCGATCGCCATCCGCAGCATGATGCACGCCGTGCTCGGCTACGACCACCGCATTATCGACGGCGCCGTAGCAGGGCAATTCCTCGGAACGTTCAAGAGATTTCTCGAGACGTGGAGCGAGGACATCGGCTAGCTCATCGCCGCGCTCTCCGAAGGCTCCGCTGGCTGCGGGGCCTTTTTTCTTTCAGCATCGAGCGCGTCGAGTTTGTGATTCCGATAGATGCTGAGAATCCTGGCCGCGTACGCCGGATCGGTAGCCCAATGTTTGGCGAGCGCTCTGACAAATTGCTGTGCGTCGGTCGCGACGGCTCGCGCTTCAGCGTAATGGCTCGACCGGAGGATGAGCGCGTCGCGAAACGCGAAACACTCGCCCATGCTGGCGAATCGAGCGAACTTGGCTGCGACTTTCTCTTCTTTGCCGTCCACGATTTCGCGCGTCGGCATCTCAATGAAATCTCTTCCGCGTACCGCCTTAATTCCGAAGTAGTTGTTGGCCTCGCGCGCCAGCGCAGATCCGCCAAAATTGCTTTCGAGCGCCGCCTGCGCGAGGGTAATCCCGGGCAACAAGCCGCTCGTCGCCGACGAAGCCAGCGCGGCAGCCGCCGCCGCCCGCAGGAATTGTTCGCGTGTCAAGGCTGGTGCACTCGCGCTCGAAGATAGTCGAACACCAGGTGCGCGGCTGCGACCAAGGGCGCGAGTATCAGCGCGATGCCAGTTGCGCGCTGGATGGCCGTTTCGTGCTCCTCCACCTGAAGTTCGAGTCGCTGCAGTCGGCCGGGCTGCCCATTGCCGACGATGCTCAAGACCTGCGCCTTCAGGGTCGCCAGGTCCGATAGGACAATTTTTTCGAATTCGGTCATGCCGGGAACTCGATGTGAAACGCTGTTGTGTATCGTGAGAATCTCGGCGGCGTGGAGCCGTCATAAGCTCGTAAGAAATAGTCGGAGAGCTGCGCCGGTCGTGGCAGGGTGA
This genomic interval from Terriglobales bacterium contains the following:
- a CDS encoding pyridoxamine 5'-phosphate oxidase family protein translates to MANPSDALVAELLRGRYVASLATENADGSIHMVAVWFAHHEKHLYVATSSRSRKARNISAKPKASLMIDVRGAEGRGVTASGFARVIGGQRSRELNARIYDRYLSSEAMADPRVGPVFAQWNDVTIEIAPSSWISWDVRVADREVFGGAFASSPDYMLPRQL
- a CDS encoding EVE domain-containing protein; the encoded protein is MPYLLKTEPSEYSFDDLAKDKQTVWDGVSNPVALKNLRAMKPGDKLVIYHTGDERRVAGTASVVSVDAADPKSPQVEIKAGRKFAEGKTLSDVKASKLFADSPLVRQGRLSVVPLSDAQYRWLTE
- the sucB gene encoding 2-oxoglutarate dehydrogenase, E2 component, dihydrolipoamide succinyltransferase translates to MATDVIMPQMGESIFEGTITKWLKKPGDKVQRDEPLFEISTDKVDAEIPAPASGVLREIKVGEGNTVQVNTVVGVIDADGAGASAAPAAHKAAPAKSEAAKPEPAKSTGASKGGAAATDGAAAKTGPTSAPQPRAAKEVIEFPAEEERDVRSSPLVRRLARENNINLEEVSGTGAGGRVTKEDIQNYLQNRGAQPERRPAAAAAAPQAAAGAAAPAIVPGEIVAMSAMRKKIAERMVESKRTSPHVHTVYEVDMTRVAQIRERNKKTWEQRNGTRLTFMSFIARATVAAIQQHPIVNSSVEGDNIHYHRNINLGIAVALDWGLIVPVVRRAEELNFLGLQRAVNDLSERARTKRLAPDDVAGGTFTITNPGSIGGLFGLPIIMQPQVAILGIGGIVKTPVVISDEEGTDSIAIRSMMHAVLGYDHRIIDGAVAGQFLGTFKRFLETWSEDIG
- a CDS encoding glucosaminidase domain-containing protein; amino-acid sequence: MTREQFLRAAAAAALASSATSGLLPGITLAQAALESNFGGSALAREANNYFGIKAVRGRDFIEMPTREIVDGKEEKVAAKFARFASMGECFAFRDALILRSSHYAEARAVATDAQQFVRALAKHWATDPAYAARILSIYRNHKLDALDAERKKAPQPAEPSESAAMS